In one Papilio machaon chromosome 15, ilPapMach1.1, whole genome shotgun sequence genomic region, the following are encoded:
- the LOC106721051 gene encoding lectizyme: protein MGAGQIGGISTLLEMDFNNAAGFLGQKADNNEAQFIVYYLSHAMIFCTGVILEPHVVLTPASCVFGEKYRFDVFAGSHMFLERTGISRTVNNLCIHQGYNHSMRWKDCQPDNLALLILSEQFSFHQPEEGADYVVNKVRYGSAAPRVETRHRDRSCRIYGWGSRRGGFLVPVLIHLYRLEITLLPSKYCISLWNYDNRYLCIRQPRCKNDKYGALCPDDIGSVVVCSGFVLGMMTSRLVDRPCGVGFLDLTKYAKFLNCGVDDSRDVIDHEAIMEFDYTTEPLMTLYTVSPDKGKKKNSQNETEETTEVPE from the exons ATGGGGGCAGGGCAGATCGGTGGAATTTCGACActat TGGAAATGGATTTTAATAATGCCGCGGGTTTTCTCGGCCAGAAAGCCGACAATAATGAGGCACAATTTATC GTTTATTACTTGTCGCACGCTATGATTTTTTGCACTGGTGTCATATTAGAACCCCATGTTGTTCTCACGCCGGCGAGTTGTGTCTTCGGTGAAAAATATAGGTTCGATGTATTTGCTGGTAGCCACATGTTTTTAGAAAGAACTGGGATTAGTAGGACGGTGAATAACCTTTGCATACATCAAG GATACAACCATTCGATGCGATGGAAAGACTGTCAGCCGGATAACCTGGCATTACTGATATTAAGCGAACAGTTTTCGTTTCATCAGCCAGAGGAAGGTGCTGATTATGTCGTCAATAAGGTCCGGTACGGATCGGCGGCGCCTCGCGTTGAAACTAGGCACAGGGATCGCTCTTGCCGAATTTACGGATGGGGAAGCAGGAGAGGC ggTTTCTTAGTCCCGGTGTTAATTCATCTCTATCGATTGGAGATTACTCTGTTGCCGTCAAAATATTGCATTAGCTTGTGGAATTATGACAACAGATATCTTTGCATTCGTCAGCCACGTTGTAAG AATGATAAGTACGGAGCGTTGTGTCCG GACGATATTGGTTCGGTTGTCGTGTGCTCTGGCTTCGTCCTCGGCATGATGACGTCGCGTCTCGTCGACCGACCGTGCGGAGTCGGCTTCCTCGATCTGACGAAGTACGCCAAGTTCCTGAACTGTGGCGTCGACGACTCGCGTGACGTTATCGACCACGAGGCCATCATGGAGTTCGACTACACCACGGAACCTCTCATGACACTTTATACAGTTTCACCCGATAAGGGCAAAAAGAAGAACAGTCAAAATGAAACTGAAGAGACAACGGAAGTAccagaataa